The Bacteroidales bacterium genome includes a region encoding these proteins:
- a CDS encoding uroporphyrinogen decarboxylase, with product MTLDQWELLLKVIAGEKPKEKLIGFIIDSPWIPGWYKVSILDYYVNPEVWFEANRKVVQDFSEVLFFPGFWSEFGMCTEPSAFGAKLIWPENDFPFPGKIHDAEKGFGSLLKPDVRKEGLLPFVIKRLVHNQERIRATGHEIKFAVSRGPLNIASFLTGTTEFLMAVTMTPEETRKGLDVITEFIIDWISFQMETFREIDGILILDDIVGFLDEYNFKEFAYPYLKKIYESFPVKVKFFHNDAYGLICAPYLHEMGINLFNFSHEHGLDEMKKLTQNKVTLLGNIPGRDILAHGSAEEIRKHVREAGASVVDTTRIIWSCGGGMPPDVPTENIREFITAVRELG from the coding sequence ATGACCTTAGATCAATGGGAATTATTGCTTAAAGTAATTGCCGGGGAAAAACCTAAGGAAAAACTGATCGGATTTATTATTGACAGTCCCTGGATCCCTGGCTGGTACAAAGTATCCATACTGGATTACTACGTCAATCCTGAAGTCTGGTTTGAGGCCAATCGCAAAGTGGTACAGGATTTTTCCGAAGTATTATTTTTCCCTGGTTTCTGGTCAGAATTTGGTATGTGTACCGAACCATCAGCATTCGGAGCAAAGCTTATCTGGCCGGAAAATGATTTTCCATTCCCCGGAAAGATTCATGATGCGGAAAAGGGTTTTGGTTCACTTCTCAAACCGGATGTCAGGAAAGAAGGCTTGCTTCCTTTCGTCATCAAACGCCTGGTGCATAACCAGGAAAGAATCCGTGCTACAGGCCATGAGATTAAATTTGCCGTTTCACGGGGACCTCTCAATATTGCATCATTCCTCACAGGAACAACGGAATTCCTGATGGCAGTCACCATGACTCCTGAAGAAACGAGGAAAGGTCTCGATGTGATTACTGAATTCATCATCGACTGGATATCTTTTCAGATGGAAACCTTCCGGGAGATTGACGGAATCCTCATCCTGGACGATATCGTTGGATTTCTTGACGAGTATAATTTCAAGGAGTTTGCCTATCCTTATCTGAAAAAAATTTATGAAAGTTTCCCGGTAAAGGTAAAGTTTTTCCATAACGACGCTTATGGATTGATTTGTGCTCCCTATCTGCATGAAATGGGAATCAATCTGTTTAATTTCAGCCATGAACATGGATTGGACGAAATGAAAAAGCTGACACAAAATAAAGTTACCCTTCTGGGAAATATTCCGGGCCGGGATATTCTTGCTCATGGTTCGGCCGAAGAAATACGAAAACATGTAAGAGAAGCGGGTGCTTCAGTTGTTGATACAACAAGGATTATCTGGTCATGCGGTGGTGGGATGCCTCCTGATGTACCCACTGAAAACATTAGAGAATTTATTACAGCCGTCCGAGAACTGGGCTGA
- the rlmD gene encoding 23S rRNA (uracil(1939)-C(5))-methyltransferase RlmD, giving the protein MNLKTEKEDTLRLEITSYASEGKALGRYGNIVVFVKGAVPGDVVDVSIFRRRKNYWEGVIEKVITESSFRTQPFCRHFGICGGCTWQNLSYEKQLLFKETQVKEQLERIGKIDDIPLQPILRSPEALFYRNKLEFTFHPLRWLYDDEIGKEIPSSGLPALGFHVPGKFDKVLDIEECFLQPEPSNAIRRAAKEIALKLNMEFYDPKKHEGLLRTLLIRNNASGEFLVAVMLKHEDEERRTAFLDELSQRFPQIVSLWYVINPKLNDAWSDLDVIHYKGKEFLTEQMEDLTFRIGPKSFFQTNTRQALNLYRVVREYAGLKGSETVYDFYTGTGTIALFLSRQAGKVVGLEYVNEAVEDAKINAAVNNIENTVFYAGDIRRIFSDEFLQKEGRPDVLIMDPPRNGVHEDVLRGVLKASPERIVYVSCNPATQARDIALLSSLYRLTKVQPVDMFPHTMHVESVALLEKINQ; this is encoded by the coding sequence ATGAATCTAAAAACTGAGAAGGAAGATACCTTGCGGCTTGAAATTACTTCGTATGCTTCCGAAGGAAAAGCCCTGGGACGATACGGAAATATTGTGGTGTTTGTAAAAGGAGCTGTTCCCGGTGATGTGGTTGATGTGAGCATTTTTCGCCGCAGAAAGAATTACTGGGAAGGTGTTATTGAAAAAGTCATTACTGAAAGCAGCTTTCGTACACAACCCTTTTGCCGCCATTTCGGAATATGCGGAGGTTGTACCTGGCAGAACCTGTCCTATGAAAAACAACTTCTTTTTAAAGAAACCCAGGTAAAGGAACAACTGGAACGGATCGGAAAAATAGATGATATACCCTTGCAACCCATCCTCAGGTCACCGGAAGCCCTTTTCTACCGAAACAAATTGGAATTTACCTTTCATCCTCTCCGGTGGCTTTATGACGACGAGATCGGGAAAGAGATTCCTTCATCCGGTTTACCCGCTCTGGGATTTCACGTTCCTGGAAAATTCGACAAAGTTCTGGACATCGAAGAATGTTTCCTTCAGCCGGAACCTTCAAATGCTATACGCAGAGCGGCAAAAGAGATTGCCCTGAAACTGAATATGGAGTTTTACGATCCGAAAAAACATGAGGGCTTACTGCGGACTCTTCTGATCCGGAACAATGCTTCAGGCGAATTTCTGGTGGCAGTGATGCTGAAACATGAGGATGAAGAACGCCGTACTGCCTTTCTCGATGAACTGTCCCAACGTTTTCCGCAGATTGTTTCCCTCTGGTATGTTATCAATCCCAAGCTCAACGATGCCTGGTCTGATCTGGATGTCATCCATTATAAAGGAAAGGAGTTTCTTACCGAACAGATGGAGGATCTTACATTCAGGATAGGTCCAAAATCTTTTTTTCAGACCAATACCCGTCAGGCACTGAACCTGTATCGCGTTGTCAGGGAATATGCAGGGCTTAAAGGATCAGAAACCGTTTATGATTTTTACACCGGTACCGGAACAATCGCTTTGTTTCTTTCGCGACAGGCCGGAAAGGTAGTTGGTCTGGAATATGTGAACGAAGCGGTGGAGGATGCAAAAATCAATGCGGCGGTTAACAACATTGAAAATACAGTGTTTTATGCCGGCGACATCAGAAGAATTTTTTCAGATGAATTTCTGCAAAAAGAGGGAAGGCCCGATGTGCTGATCATGGATCCACCGAGGAATGGTGTGCATGAGGATGTGCTCAGGGGAGTGCTGAAGGCCTCGCCGGAACGAATTGTTTATGTAAGCTGCAATCCCGCCACGCAGGCAAGAGATATTGCACTGCTGTCCTCATTGTACCGGCTTACGAAGGTTCAGCCGGTTGATATGTTTCCCCATACCATGCATGTTGAAAGTGTCGCTTTGCTGGAGAAAATAAATCAATGA
- a CDS encoding DUF1684 domain-containing protein: MISKSIFRVPFFLLMLLLCSCSGHKPPTTPAFVQSWKAWQKNRMERLKSENGWLNLAGLYWLQQGINPFGSDSSCALVFPPSAPPVAGKFIRKDSLVTLEVHPGVVIESEGKQVRSVVLESDATGHPTALRMGSLVFYLIKRDTLLGIRLRDLNSPLSSSLDSIPCYPPDSAWKITAQFHPFEKPQKMYVHTVIGTLEEYTVPGKLIFELEGRKQTLLPFKEGQGFFIIFGDGTSAVETYGAGRFLQADEPDLTGKVVLDFNRAYNPPCAFTPYATCPLPPKENLLSVKITAGEKDPHVYAH; this comes from the coding sequence ATGATCAGCAAAAGTATTTTCCGGGTACCCTTTTTCCTCCTGATGCTCTTGCTTTGCTCCTGTTCCGGGCATAAACCTCCTACCACACCTGCCTTTGTTCAGTCATGGAAAGCATGGCAAAAGAACCGTATGGAACGCCTGAAAAGCGAAAACGGATGGCTGAACCTGGCTGGACTTTACTGGCTTCAGCAAGGGATCAATCCATTTGGAAGCGACAGTTCCTGTGCATTGGTTTTCCCGCCTTCGGCCCCTCCGGTAGCAGGAAAATTTATCAGAAAAGATTCACTGGTCACCCTGGAAGTCCATCCCGGTGTCGTCATTGAATCGGAAGGCAAACAGGTCCGGTCTGTTGTTCTTGAGTCTGATGCTACCGGACATCCGACTGCTCTCAGAATGGGATCTCTGGTATTTTACCTCATAAAAAGGGACACGCTTCTGGGCATAAGGTTGCGCGATTTGAACAGCCCTCTTTCTTCTTCACTCGATTCAATTCCCTGTTATCCTCCTGACAGCGCATGGAAAATAACAGCACAATTCCATCCTTTTGAAAAACCCCAAAAAATGTATGTGCATACGGTAATCGGAACGCTTGAAGAATATACTGTACCGGGTAAGCTGATATTTGAACTGGAGGGGCGAAAGCAGACCCTTCTCCCATTCAAGGAAGGGCAGGGGTTTTTTATCATTTTTGGCGATGGAACCAGTGCCGTAGAAACATACGGGGCGGGAAGGTTCCTTCAGGCCGACGAACCCGACTTAACCGGAAAGGTTGTTCTTGATTTCAACCGGGCATACAATCCTCCCTGTGCTTTTACACCCTATGCTACATGTCCCTTGCCCCCGAAAGAAAATCTGTTATCGGTAAAAATTACTGCAGGTGAAAAAGATCCTCATGTATATGCGCATTAG
- a CDS encoding right-handed parallel beta-helix repeat-containing protein yields MKKILMYMRISISFLFVLLLLAGCSSSGHRYYFSPANGDDRNDGLSEQNPFRTLSRARTLCLKPGDAILLAAGEVFNDSLILENLNGRPGNEIAISSYGGGRAIIMADKGTAIKIKGGSHVVVKNIRVEGAGRLKGNAGSGVDLYEVHYTAVDSLEAEGFGWCGVRVTGGSHISITHVYAHDNGFAGINVESGGRDCAGLPCSGTKSVYDVYIGYCTAENNPGSPMVLNNHSGNGILLGGVTRGVIEYCEAMNNGWDMPREGNGPVGIWTYMSDSIVIQYCYSHHNKTSPTGADGGGFDLDGGVTNSVVRWNLSAFNEGGGYGLFQYAGATEWNNNTIYCNISYLDGKKNGKAGVFVWCDPYAVPMGTAYIFNNTVINDAGYGCNFQPGSYRGMLFYNNIFLVGSGEKRMAGGDSLTSTFRHNLYWSQWHQSRNLLQPDASFDREALIADPLLNLPPQGDSLKMDVRFLKEIAWFRPAPGSPVCNAGVNLPGPFPDFTGSVPAIGTKPSLGAFLCKTKE; encoded by the coding sequence GTGAAAAAGATCCTCATGTATATGCGCATTAGTATCAGCTTTCTGTTTGTGCTTCTGCTACTGGCCGGATGTTCCTCTTCCGGCCACAGGTATTATTTTAGTCCGGCAAACGGCGATGACCGGAATGACGGGTTGTCGGAGCAAAATCCTTTTCGCACGCTCAGCCGGGCGCGAACACTCTGTCTGAAGCCGGGGGATGCGATTCTTCTGGCCGCAGGGGAGGTATTTAATGATAGTCTGATCCTGGAAAACCTAAATGGCCGGCCGGGAAATGAAATCGCGATATCTTCCTATGGCGGGGGGAGAGCTATAATTATGGCAGATAAAGGTACTGCAATTAAAATCAAAGGTGGTTCACATGTGGTGGTGAAGAATATCCGGGTAGAGGGTGCCGGTCGACTGAAAGGCAATGCAGGCAGTGGTGTGGATCTTTATGAGGTTCATTATACCGCAGTCGACAGCCTGGAAGCAGAGGGTTTTGGCTGGTGCGGCGTCCGGGTTACCGGGGGGAGCCATATCTCCATAACCCATGTGTATGCTCACGATAACGGATTTGCCGGTATCAATGTCGAGTCAGGAGGAAGAGACTGTGCAGGATTGCCGTGTTCCGGAACAAAATCGGTGTACGATGTGTACATTGGATATTGTACCGCTGAAAATAATCCCGGATCACCCATGGTGCTGAACAATCACAGCGGAAACGGAATTCTTCTGGGAGGAGTTACCCGCGGGGTGATTGAATATTGCGAAGCCATGAACAACGGATGGGATATGCCCCGCGAAGGAAACGGCCCGGTGGGAATATGGACCTATATGAGCGACAGCATCGTAATTCAGTATTGCTACTCTCACCACAATAAGACCTCTCCCACTGGTGCCGACGGAGGCGGATTTGACCTCGACGGAGGGGTTACCAATTCCGTAGTCCGGTGGAACCTTTCGGCCTTCAATGAAGGAGGCGGCTATGGCCTTTTCCAGTATGCCGGTGCCACTGAATGGAACAACAATACGATTTACTGCAATATAAGTTACCTCGATGGAAAGAAAAACGGGAAAGCCGGAGTCTTTGTCTGGTGCGACCCCTATGCTGTTCCCATGGGGACTGCTTATATTTTCAACAATACCGTTATCAATGATGCCGGATATGGCTGTAATTTTCAGCCAGGAAGCTACCGCGGCATGCTGTTCTATAACAACATCTTCCTTGTGGGTAGCGGGGAAAAAAGGATGGCCGGAGGGGATTCGCTTACATCGACGTTTCGTCATAACCTCTACTGGTCGCAATGGCATCAGAGCCGCAATCTCCTCCAGCCTGATGCCTCATTTGACAGGGAAGCACTGATTGCTGATCCGTTGCTGAACCTTCCTCCGCAGGGCGATAGTCTGAAAATGGATGTCAGGTTTCTGAAAGAGATTGCCTGGTTCCGACCGGCACCCGGCTCTCCGGTATGCAATGCCGGCGTTAACCTTCCCGGTCCCTTTCCTGATTTCACAGGATCCGTGCCGGCTATTGGCACCAAGCCTTCCCTTGGGGCATTCCTTTGCAAAACAAAAGAATAA